The stretch of DNA ttttgtacatgtaaagtttttttttttttttctaaaaaaaaatgaaatataaattatattatatactatCCTTATGATCAATCTTTGAATACTTATGTATTTTCTTCTTGTGGAATATCAGATAGAGGCAATTGTTCAAAATGGTCCAGTTGACGGTAGCATATCCAACATTGAAGCTCTTAATTTGCGATTGGAGACTCAGGTTTGCTTGCTGGTggcttctttatttatttattttggtttgCTGTGTAAATGCCCTCCTTGTTgcattaataattaatgtatTCTATGCAAACAGTACTGCGAAAAAATTTGTTGATGCCACTTTGATCATATTTGACATTTCTTCTTTTACAAAATAGGGCTCCTTTTTTAACCCCAATGGGTGGTTTAGCGGTAAGGAGTGTTAGAAAGTTCTGAtaggcatttgttccaaggttTGAATCCCCGTAGATTGAAAAACCTTGGGGCCACGAGAAGTTCTCTCGATTGAACTTGCTAGGgccaaaaatttaaaagaagaaAACATGGAACCCCTTTTTTTGGGGTAAAGAAGGGGAGCCGATAGCAGCACCGAGTTTACCTGAAGAAGGAAATTCAAATAGTGGTTATGTATCTTATTTTCTTTGATGTATTCTCCTTGATGTCTCAGGTGACCTGAAGCTTATTGCAACTCAGCAGTATAAGAACGTGTGTATGAAAATACTAATCATTTAGAATAACACCATAGCTATGAGTTATTCTCATGGCTTTCATAAAATAAGATAGTTAAAACATGTAAATTGTCAGGTGTGATGTTTTGTCTACTTTTCTTGACAGCTACATATATGACTTTAAACTATCTATAGGGTTCCATTtctgaattttattttattatatgcaATATTTGTATTGGTCAATCTTATTCATTGTTATATGCAATTTGATAATTTGTGTTTCTATATTAGGCTCAAACTGGGACAGGTTCACTATCACAAGATGGTTATTACCCTGCACTGAAAAATTTCTCATTGAGTCAAAAAGAAACTGCTCTTCAAGAACTTCTGCGTGACCAGTGGCTGTATCGTACCCCAGATGGTAACATTGGACTTGGTATCAGATCTTTCCTTGATCTACGAAGTTGGTTCCATAATAATGAGGTTCCTTTATGTGAAGTTTGCAATGAAGCTGGAGTGAAGGTTGTACCTATGTTTCTTTCCGTGGAATGGACAAGAGTTTTTCTTTTCCATTATTAATTCGTCTTTTGTTTTTGTCATTATACTGGACATGCATGACGATAAATGCAGCAAGAGCATTGGTTGTCTGTGATTCTCTCTGTGGTTTGTATGTGATGTTGAATCTAACTCTTGGCTACTTTTGACAGGCGGAACTCTGCCAGAATGAAGCGTGCAGTGTTCGAATTCATCAGTACTGTTTGAAGAAAATGTTTTCCAAGCACAAGGTATCAATCTTGATGCACATTTCCATCGCTAAAAGAAAATTTCTAAAATCATAAATTGCTTAAATTTCAGGGTGCAAGAGTTTGTTCTGGTTGTGGCACACAATGGCAGCATAAAGGACCCAAAGCCGAAGCTGTTGAGGAAGACGAGAAGCCAACTGTAGAATTGCAGAGTCAGAGGAGTCAGCCACCTCCTGCACCCAAAAGAAAGAGGCTACAAACTGATGATGCAGCTGAATCGAGTGCCTCTCAACCTACAATCCCAAGTTCAAACCGTAGAAGAGTTACTCGAAGTTCTTCCCACACTTGATAAATATGGTTACAAATATTCCTAGGTGAAGATGAGCATGCTGTATATTTTAGCTCAAATGTGCATATATTACCTCTTGGTGGAGAGTTTTTTGCTACGATTAGAGTAACATTAGAGTTACTAACAATACATCTCCCTTAATTTAACATTAATTAGTGAATTTGGTTAACAAAGggggcgtttggtaacacttttgttttttaattttaaaaacaaaaaacaaaagtaaaatttctgtttttaaaaaataaaaatgtgttctataaccacttttattttacaattttaaaaacagaaaacaaaagtgtgttctataactttcaattttatttttaatttctattttatttaagttaggtccaggtccgggtttgGGGCCGGGGCCGTAGTCCGAGTGTAGGACTGGGGCCGGTGCCAGAGTCCGGGTCCCAAGGTTTAAGTTGGGGtcggagtccaaaatattaattaagaaaaatactgtttaaaaaaatgttaaaagtgatttttttttgtttttaaaatttagattcttaattaaaaaattgaaaagtaaaaacagtatTATAGAAcatgatttcaaaaaaatatttttacttttttacttttaaaaacaaaaaactaattaaaaaagtgttaccaaacgcaccCAAATTTAATGGCACTAGTTCACTTTCTTTGTACGCACATACACCACACCACCTGGTGGAACTACTGAGAACTGAGGAATCTGAAGAGAGAATGGTGTTCATCAAATCTTTTTGTTTGCTAGTGataatatgtttttatttttatttcatatatttttatcaaaatGTGTGTTCCTTGTGAATTCATTTCTTACAAATATCCTTACATTTGGTTATACCCAAAATAGAACTCCATAAAACTGAGTTATGTCATGAATGGGAAGCTTTTCTTAGAATTAGTTTTGCTTAGATAAGTGAAATCCACACAaagtcttattatttttttttttggcttttcaCCAAGTCACCATTGGATTTCTAAAATGGATTAGCATAAAAGTTTTTGCTCCAAGCGAAATTCTAGAATCTCGTTTATGTGAAGTATCACCTAAAATATAATAATCATCTTACTTGCATGAGTTAACAACATTCATAGTGATTTTCTcgtgtttatttcatctttAAATATTTGGTAGTGATGATCAAGATTTATAAACCACTTCTAAAATACACattaaaacaatactaaaactaaattgaTACTAGAAGGTGAGAATTCAGAAGGTGAAAGTATTGTAAAATGCATGAGGtttcatctcaaaatcaattgacATGAGAAGTGTAGTTTATAGATCTTATACATggtgttatatttttataaattaacaatgtgAGACTCTTTAACATAATCATAAAATATAAGTACTGTTTTATTTTAGGGTGTGTTTAAGGTGAagttttaatttatattgttaGTTTATGGATTGGCACTAAAATTTAGGGCCTATCATCAAATCTAATATCTAATgctatcatttttctttttaaaattattattagtatatttgTGCAAAATTGAGACCCTAAAAACTCAAAGAGCATATTAGCTCTAGAAGATGCAAGGAAGTTTTAAGTCTAAAATCAAAATAGAGTTATTTTCGTCAAGTTATGGCTCAATTAATTAATATCGTCAACTAGGATTTGATAACATCAACATTGAGTTCGATTGCCAAAGAGTGGTGCTTAAGCTTAGTAATTATGTTCCTTTTGATTCCTCTTTGAGGTTTGTCCTCAAAGACATCATTCATACTTGTAATGGCTTCAATGATGTTGTAATAATAAGGTGTTCATCATTATTTTTGGTCGTGCCATTTGGGGTATCAACTTTTACCATTTTGGTATGATCTTTAATTACCTTAACATTCCACATTTGAGAGCTCCCAAACACAAGTATACATAGTTCACTAATATTTGATCAACTatcatatttatattaaattgctttttttttcacctttatttttattaaattatttgcaGCAATTATTTCTAGTTTGATTTCCTAACAAAAATAGTACGTGTAAATTGTTGTAAGACAATGCATTTACCGCTGGTCATAATTCTTTTCTGGTAAGAGAATAAAGTAATTAGAGCTCTGTATTTTCACATATATTTaatgaaaaggaaaaaagaaaagaaaaaattggtAGAGGTGTATAGGATAGGAGGCATAACGTACGTAAAGACACatggtaataataataataatgttgttTGGTTATTTGGCTGTTTTTTCAGTAGTTGACAATACATGAATCCATTTAAAGAGTAGAAGCCAAATAAAATAAAGCTGTTTCAGATTTGTTTCGATCTTAGTCACATGTGTTTCctaatttcttttttactttttctttttcttcatacaaattataaataaatatgtcaTATTAATGGTCAATTCTGTACGTTCCTTTCTATTAATTCCTTTTTAACGATAGATCCATCTATCTTTCTTTCCAGCCTAAACCAATACATATATAATGAATTctgctattatatatatacagttgTCTTTCAGCAAAAAGGCCAATACTAATCTAAAGTCACTTTTAAGTCAAAGTAAAAGGAGTTACTATATGATGACATTTCTTTTCATTTGTGTAAATATGGccttaatattataatattatgaaAAAGGATCCAAGGAGAGGAGTTCTGTTTCTTTCTAAATCTCCACCTAAACATAAATTTTTCCAAATATAAAAGCTAAATTTTTGCAGTTTATATATAATTGTAAACGAAGAAGAAAATATGTTAAAATGGAATCATgcatattaagagaaaaaaaaaaaggtattaatTTTATGAGCAATGCTATTAATACAAGCATTAGTActcaatttaatttattttattaagaatAAGAggacaaaaaaataaacatatgcATGCATTGGtgtctttatttattattagtaaTAATATATACAATTCAGAAATGGAATAAGAAGACAAATATGTTATATGACCAAGTGACTTGTATCGATCTTACTACTGGCTAGTACAAATCTAACAAATGGAATGCGAACGTTAAAGAAATTAAAAGCTTTTTAGCttcataatataaaaattattttcagtttttaaaaataaaaaataatttttaaaaactaacaAGAGTTGTTagactaaattttgaaaaattagaaaataaaaaatatcaaaatgttattttctgttttcaaaaatatttttttgtctaacatattatattttatatttttgctcaCATACTTGGACCCTAGACCCAAATTCGGACCT from Cannabis sativa cultivar Pink pepper isolate KNU-18-1 chromosome 2, ASM2916894v1, whole genome shotgun sequence encodes:
- the LOC115721354 gene encoding uncharacterized protein LOC115721354, coding for MTELNWKHQTLIQALLSRGPLKRDDFHRIFKGLTGKTTGSHQQLFDDYLLKINKALSYAQLELRACRHQYDGEIYYGVINNVSDEQSKLGTRYSHPQIAFYKAIIEAIVQNGPVDGSISNIEALNLRLETQAQTGTGSLSQDGYYPALKNFSLSQKETALQELLRDQWLYRTPDGNIGLGIRSFLDLRSWFHNNEVPLCEVCNEAGVKAELCQNEACSVRIHQYCLKKMFSKHKGARVCSGCGTQWQHKGPKAEAVEEDEKPTVELQSQRSQPPPAPKRKRLQTDDAAESSASQPTIPSSNRRRVTRSSSHT